A single window of Priestia filamentosa DNA harbors:
- a CDS encoding ABC transporter ATP-binding protein codes for MSILRTENLAASYEKFSVFTDLNVTIPKGEITTIIGPNGCGKSTLLKTMGRILKQQHGNVYLQGQNLNKMATKQIAKNLSLLPQTPTAPSELKVEELVSYGRYPHRTNKNKLSSYDKEMINWALEVTRTSSFKHREIGQLSGGQRQKVWLAMALAQETEVLLLDEPTTYLDMAHQLEVLEIVENLNRDKMRTIVMVLHDINHAARFSHYIVAMKNGEIIQKGAPRDIITEDVLREVFEIEARIMIDPYNGAPVCFGYDSIGKKQEESFEKVYITN; via the coding sequence ATGAGTATTTTACGAACGGAAAATCTAGCGGCAAGCTATGAAAAGTTCTCAGTGTTTACAGATCTTAATGTAACCATCCCAAAAGGAGAAATCACTACAATTATTGGTCCAAACGGCTGTGGAAAATCAACGTTGCTCAAGACAATGGGGCGTATTTTAAAACAGCAACATGGAAACGTATATTTACAGGGCCAGAATCTAAACAAGATGGCAACAAAACAAATTGCTAAAAATTTATCGCTTCTTCCTCAAACACCAACTGCACCAAGTGAATTAAAAGTAGAAGAACTTGTCTCATATGGACGTTATCCACATCGTACAAATAAAAACAAGCTATCTTCTTATGATAAAGAAATGATCAACTGGGCCCTGGAAGTAACGAGAACATCTTCTTTTAAACATCGTGAAATTGGACAACTATCAGGAGGGCAGCGCCAAAAAGTATGGCTTGCAATGGCACTTGCGCAAGAAACAGAAGTGCTTCTTCTCGATGAGCCAACAACATATCTCGATATGGCCCACCAGCTTGAGGTGTTAGAAATTGTAGAAAATCTAAATAGGGATAAAATGCGCACAATTGTGATGGTTCTTCATGATATCAACCATGCAGCTCGTTTTTCTCACTATATTGTGGCGATGAAAAACGGAGAAATCATTCAAAAAGGCGCACCGCGAGATATTATTACCGAAGATGTGCTGCGCGAAGTTTTTGAAATTGAAGCACGCATTATGATTGATCCGTATAATGGCGCACCTGTTTGCTTTGGATATGATAGCATTGGAAAAAAACAAGAAGAATCATTTGAAAAAGTATATATCACAAACTAA
- a CDS encoding FecCD family ABC transporter permease, protein MLKTSAIPILILCSTPFLVIATILLSILYGAKDISILSVWDAFMHYDPSNVDHNVILTSRLPRVLAALLVGAFLAISGALMQGITRNYLASPSIMGVSDGSAFVITILMVVSPNLSSTTMILYSIAGSALGAALVLGFGSLVPNGLSPIRLAIIGTVIGTFLSGISSAIASYFQVSQNISFWYNAKLHSVDMDVLTLSVPAGIIGIFLALFISKSVTILSLGDEVSTNLGERTGLIKTLAILAVVILTGTTVALVGKIGFVGLIIPHMTRFLVGIDYKWLIPCAGAIGAVFLALCDVISRFVNYPFETPIGVVTSLIGIPFFLYLVKKKGGEKNA, encoded by the coding sequence ATGCTAAAAACAAGCGCTATTCCTATTCTAATTTTATGTAGCACTCCATTTCTTGTAATTGCTACGATTCTATTATCCATTTTATATGGAGCAAAAGACATTAGTATTCTTAGCGTTTGGGATGCTTTCATGCATTATGACCCATCGAATGTTGATCACAATGTTATTCTCACCTCTCGTTTGCCGAGAGTGCTAGCAGCCCTGCTTGTCGGGGCTTTTCTAGCTATATCAGGAGCACTTATGCAAGGAATTACACGAAATTACCTTGCCTCTCCTTCTATTATGGGGGTTTCAGATGGATCTGCTTTTGTAATTACGATTTTGATGGTGGTCTCTCCAAACTTAAGTTCAACAACAATGATTCTTTACTCAATCGCAGGATCTGCTCTTGGGGCAGCACTTGTCCTTGGCTTTGGGTCTCTTGTTCCAAACGGCTTGTCTCCAATTCGTCTTGCCATCATCGGAACGGTCATTGGAACATTTTTAAGCGGCATCTCTTCTGCTATTGCCTCTTATTTTCAAGTGTCCCAAAATATAAGTTTTTGGTACAATGCGAAGCTTCATAGTGTCGATATGGACGTTTTAACTCTTTCTGTGCCGGCTGGGATTATCGGAATTTTCCTTGCTCTTTTTATCTCTAAATCTGTCACAATTCTTTCACTCGGTGATGAAGTGTCTACCAATTTAGGAGAACGTACAGGATTGATTAAAACCCTAGCAATTTTAGCGGTTGTGATTTTAACCGGTACAACTGTTGCACTTGTTGGAAAGATTGGCTTTGTTGGCCTTATTATCCCTCACATGACTCGATTTTTAGTTGGGATTGATTATAAATGGCTCATTCCTTGTGCAGGAGCTATTGGAGCTGTTTTTCTTGCTCTTTGTGATGTGATAAGTCGTTTTGTAAACTATCCTTTTGAAACACCTATTGGAGTTGTTACATCCCTTATTGGCATTCCTTTCTTTCTATATCTTGTGAAAAAGAAAGGGGGCGAAAAAAATGCCTAA
- a CDS encoding ABC transporter substrate-binding protein codes for MKKKIALIGMSTLLTLGLAACNTEKTAQQSDSKAEETSAKEQTIKYLGKEYTLPANVDKIAAASLESMEDSAVLGIKPAATITVGGKIPEYLAKDLDGATGIGEKMQPDEETLLNVDPDVILWTSKSPENVTEKLNKVATTIPYSHVSANWKDNLLLLGGLAGKTDKAKQIISDYEKEAAQLKEDISGSVKDKKVLLVRVRGGNLYVYPQDVYFNSSLYNDFGIKVPEEIKPVKAQELVSLEKLADINPDYLFVQFADSENAKTPKALEDLQKNPIWKSIKAVQDDKVFVNSVDPLFQGGTAYSKQEFLKAAKKDLTK; via the coding sequence ATGAAGAAGAAAATTGCTCTAATTGGAATGTCTACTTTACTTACGCTAGGACTTGCTGCATGCAACACAGAAAAAACAGCTCAGCAGTCTGATTCAAAAGCAGAAGAGACGAGCGCAAAGGAACAAACGATCAAATATTTAGGAAAAGAGTACACTCTCCCTGCTAACGTGGATAAAATTGCAGCAGCAAGCTTAGAATCGATGGAAGATTCTGCAGTGCTTGGCATTAAACCAGCAGCAACAATTACAGTAGGTGGGAAAATACCTGAATATTTAGCAAAAGACTTAGATGGGGCTACAGGCATTGGGGAAAAAATGCAGCCTGACGAAGAAACACTTCTCAATGTGGATCCTGACGTGATTTTATGGACATCAAAATCTCCTGAGAACGTGACTGAAAAGCTAAATAAAGTCGCTACAACCATTCCATACTCTCACGTTTCAGCAAACTGGAAAGATAACTTGCTTCTCTTAGGAGGACTAGCAGGGAAAACAGACAAAGCGAAACAGATTATTAGCGACTATGAAAAAGAAGCAGCTCAGTTAAAAGAAGATATTAGTGGCTCTGTAAAAGATAAAAAAGTACTTCTTGTACGCGTACGTGGTGGTAACTTGTATGTTTACCCACAAGATGTATATTTTAACTCTTCTCTATACAATGATTTTGGCATCAAAGTACCAGAAGAAATTAAACCTGTAAAAGCACAAGAGCTTGTTTCACTTGAAAAACTTGCAGATATTAATCCAGATTACCTTTTTGTTCAGTTTGCAGATAGCGAGAATGCTAAAACACCAAAAGCATTAGAAGATCTTCAGAAAAACCCCATTTGGAAAAGCATAAAAGCAGTGCAAGATGACAAAGTATTCGTAAATTCTGTTGATCCTCTTTTCCAAGGTGGAACAGCCTATAGTAAACAAGAATTCTTGAAAGCAGCAAAGAAAGACTTAACAAAATAA
- a CDS encoding FecCD family ABC transporter permease has translation MPKDSWQRYTLTIIILLLLILTTGYFSLTSGAFEMTVRNVVETLLRINEDPKYDLVIFDFRLPRILIAGLVGLGLGIAGAVIQGVTRNGLADSGILGINSGAGTAIVLFMFFFQGQIANSGFVSLMIMPIFGLCGGLLAAFLIFIFSWQNGRIDTGRLILTGIAISSGFGALSLYLSLKMNSSDFEMATVWLSGSIYDANWHYVLSIVPWLLILIPLLYRKAHLLDLFQLEESSIKSLGVSVEKEKVLLLLGSIGIVSACVAVSGSIAFVGLLSPHIARRLVGVHHRRVIPVCGGIGMLLVLLSDYIGKTIFQPLELPVGIVLSIIGVPYFLYLLSKAKA, from the coding sequence ATGCCTAAAGATTCATGGCAGCGCTATACGCTTACAATTATCATTCTGTTGCTATTAATCTTAACAACAGGGTATTTTAGCTTAACAAGCGGGGCGTTCGAAATGACGGTACGAAACGTAGTAGAGACGCTTTTACGCATCAATGAGGATCCTAAATACGATCTTGTTATATTTGATTTTAGACTTCCACGTATTTTAATTGCCGGATTAGTTGGTTTAGGATTAGGAATTGCAGGAGCCGTTATTCAAGGGGTAACGCGCAACGGACTAGCAGACTCAGGGATACTTGGAATTAATTCAGGAGCTGGAACAGCAATTGTTCTATTTATGTTTTTCTTCCAAGGCCAAATAGCTAATTCCGGCTTCGTTTCCCTCATGATTATGCCAATTTTTGGACTTTGTGGAGGCCTTTTAGCCGCCTTCTTAATTTTCATATTTTCATGGCAAAACGGACGAATTGATACAGGAAGACTGATTTTAACCGGAATTGCGATTAGCTCAGGGTTTGGAGCTCTTTCTCTCTATCTTTCTCTTAAAATGAACTCCTCTGATTTTGAAATGGCAACAGTCTGGCTTTCCGGAAGTATTTACGATGCTAACTGGCACTATGTTCTCTCTATCGTGCCTTGGCTGCTCATTCTTATCCCTCTTTTATATCGAAAAGCTCATTTGCTCGACCTCTTTCAGCTTGAAGAATCAAGTATTAAAAGCTTGGGTGTTTCAGTTGAAAAAGAGAAGGTACTTTTACTATTAGGAAGTATTGGGATTGTTAGTGCATGTGTAGCTGTCTCAGGAAGCATTGCTTTTGTTGGCCTTTTGTCTCCACATATTGCAAGAAGGCTTGTTGGTGTTCACCATAGACGCGTTATTCCTGTTTGTGGCGGAATTGGAATGCTGCTTGTTTTACTTTCTGATTATATTGGAAAAACCATTTTTCAACCACTTGAGCTTCCGGTTGGTATCGTGTTATCGATTATTGGTGTTCCTTATTTTCTCTATTTACTTTCAAAAGCAAAAGCTTAG
- a CDS encoding copper homeostasis protein CutC, with translation MLLEIAVTTVEDALIAQENGADRMVVMSSVGNEGVTPSFGLVEEIKKFSFVPLSVLIQPHCQTYAYNKYDVKTMCRDIEMMKELKVEGVSFGCLTKEGEIDKQMLELLLYRARGMHVSFHNAFDFIKDQGEALELLAQYKEVKSVWTSGRERTALNGLPHIKRLLKKSNRPHLTGCRGLKPENLKAFLDVTDVEEVHLFSGVRESCHVRKPISAKSVAKAKEIVELINKKREK, from the coding sequence GTGTTATTAGAAATTGCGGTAACAACAGTGGAAGATGCGCTTATTGCTCAAGAAAATGGTGCAGATCGAATGGTTGTCATGTCATCTGTTGGAAATGAAGGTGTAACGCCAAGCTTTGGACTTGTTGAAGAAATTAAAAAATTTTCATTTGTTCCTCTAAGCGTTCTTATTCAACCACATTGTCAAACATATGCGTATAACAAGTATGATGTAAAAACAATGTGTCGTGACATTGAAATGATGAAGGAATTAAAAGTAGAAGGAGTATCTTTTGGATGCCTAACAAAAGAAGGAGAAATTGACAAACAGATGTTAGAGCTTCTCTTATATAGAGCAAGAGGGATGCATGTTTCTTTTCACAATGCCTTTGATTTTATAAAAGATCAAGGAGAAGCTTTGGAACTTCTTGCCCAATATAAAGAAGTAAAAAGTGTATGGACATCAGGGCGTGAGCGAACAGCTTTAAATGGTCTTCCACATATTAAAAGGCTTTTAAAGAAAAGCAATCGTCCACATTTAACGGGATGCCGAGGGTTAAAACCTGAGAATTTAAAGGCTTTTTTAGATGTTACAGATGTTGAGGAAGTTCACTTGTTTTCAGGTGTTCGAGAATCTTGTCATGTGAGAAAACCAATTAGTGCAAAAAGTGTTGCAAAAGCAAAAGAAATTGTTGAATTGATAAACAAAAAACGTGAAAAATGA
- a CDS encoding thioredoxin family protein, translating to MKKLTSKEEFQQAIAGDEINVGIFTTTWCPDCKRLDMFIDDIINKHDDKKWFTVDRDELEEVADENQVMGIPSLLVYRNGEKLAHLHSANAKTPESIEEFLESVK from the coding sequence ATGAAGAAATTAACATCAAAAGAAGAGTTTCAGCAAGCTATTGCAGGTGATGAAATAAACGTTGGGATTTTTACAACAACGTGGTGCCCAGACTGCAAGCGCCTTGATATGTTTATCGACGATATCATTAATAAACACGACGATAAAAAGTGGTTTACCGTTGATCGTGATGAGCTTGAAGAAGTGGCAGACGAAAACCAAGTAATGGGTATTCCATCACTTCTTGTATATCGAAACGGAGAAAAACTGGCGCATCTACATAGCGCTAATGCTAAAACTCCAGAATCTATCGAAGAATTTTTGGAGTCTGTAAAATAA
- a CDS encoding alpha/beta hydrolase yields the protein MISIQSVNHNEDSFNLHSKEGVSYQISVYVPDTAPPEQGFPVLYVLDGNAFFRTFRDAVRLQARRSAKTNVLPMIVVGIGDARREDFVSERRCYDFTPPSSSLKLPKKPNGEPWSETGGADTFLAFLEETLKPQILENYRIDTENEALFGHSLGGLFTLYSLYTKPSLFSAYIASSPSLWWNERAILAKEEEFRNNLHNETLHKKLFVSIGSEEKSHMVTDAQDLAKRFSAINSSSFSFSFVEAKGENHMSVVLAVLSQSLRFISLRT from the coding sequence ATGATTTCTATTCAGTCTGTCAATCATAATGAAGACTCTTTCAACCTTCATTCTAAAGAAGGAGTTTCATATCAAATTTCTGTTTATGTCCCTGATACAGCTCCCCCAGAGCAAGGATTTCCTGTTTTATATGTTCTTGATGGCAATGCTTTTTTTAGAACATTTCGGGATGCTGTTAGACTTCAAGCAAGACGTTCTGCAAAAACAAATGTTTTACCTATGATTGTAGTTGGAATTGGGGACGCTAGACGTGAAGACTTTGTTTCTGAGAGAAGATGCTATGATTTTACTCCCCCCTCTTCTTCTCTTAAATTACCGAAGAAACCAAACGGCGAACCATGGTCTGAAACAGGAGGAGCAGATACTTTTCTAGCTTTTCTAGAGGAAACACTGAAACCTCAGATCTTAGAAAACTATCGGATTGATACTGAAAACGAAGCACTTTTCGGTCATTCACTTGGTGGACTCTTTACTCTTTATTCGCTTTACACAAAACCTTCTCTTTTTAGCGCTTATATTGCAAGCAGCCCTTCCCTTTGGTGGAACGAGCGCGCTATCTTAGCAAAAGAAGAAGAGTTTAGGAACAACCTCCATAATGAGACTTTACATAAAAAGCTATTTGTGAGCATTGGTTCAGAAGAAAAAAGCCATATGGTCACAGACGCACAGGATCTTGCAAAACGATTTTCAGCAATAAACAGCAGCTCTTTTTCTTTTTCTTTTGTCGAAGCAAAAGGAGAAAACCATATGTCTGTTGTTCTAGCCGTATTAAGTCAATCTTTGCGGTTTATATCGCTTCGCACATAA